One genomic window of Arachis stenosperma cultivar V10309 chromosome 10, arast.V10309.gnm1.PFL2, whole genome shotgun sequence includes the following:
- the LOC130955538 gene encoding purple acid phosphatase 23 isoform X4, which yields MNQYPHRIQHKTMKMKMASTIIVLVINIFTSMKVAVAVPPIPTTLDGPFEPVTRRFDSSLRKGSDDLPMTNPRLRKNVTSNFPEQIALAISSPTSMWISWLTGDAQIGLNVTPVDPASVKSEVWYGKESGKYTSVAKGDSLVYNQFYPFEGLWNYTSGIIHHVKLKGLEPGIRYYYKCGDSSIPAMSQEHVFETFPRPSPNNYPSRIAVIGDLGLTSNSSTTIDHLIYNDPSMIVMVGDLTYANQYLTTGGKGASCYSCAFPDAPIRETYQPRWDAWGRFMEPLTSKIPMMVIEGNHEIEPQVDGITFKSYLTRFAVPAEESGSKSNLYYSFDAGGIHFIMLGAYADYNSTGAQFAWLKQDLQSLDRSVTPWLVAAWHPPWYNSYASHYQEFECMRLEMEALLYQYGVDIVFNGHVHAYERMNRVYNYTLDKCGPVYIIVGDGGNIEKVDVDHADDPGKCPSPGDNIPEIGPVCHSNFSSGPAKGNFCWSKQPEWSAFRESSFGHGILEVVNSTYALWTWHRNQDSYKEDAVGDQIYIVRQPELCLKDSKSQSQSEQLPTHQTSSFSAAPGRLSLLAWN from the exons ATGAATCAGTATCCGCATAGGATCCAACACAAGacaatgaaaatgaaaatggcTTCCACCATAATAGTTTTGGTCATCAACATTTTCACCAGCATGAAGGTGGCAGTTGCAGTGCCACCGATACCCACCACCTTAGACGGTCCGTTTGAGCCGGTGACTCGCCGGTTCGATTCGTCACTCAGAAAAGGCAGTGATGACTTGCCGATGACCAATCCAAGGCTCAGAAAGAACGTGACCTCGAATTTCCCGGAGCAGATTGCGCTTGCAATTTCTTCACCAACTTCCATGTGGATATCCTGGCTCACTG GGGATGCACAGATTGGTCTTAATGTGACGCCAGTTGATCCTGCATCTGTTAAAAGTGAGGTGTGGTATGGTAAAGAGAGTGGCAAGTACACAAGTGTTGCAAAAGGTGATTCACTTGTTTATAACCAATTCTACCCCTTTGAAGGCCTTTGGAACTACACCTCTGGCATTATTCACCATGTCAAACTCAAAG GCCTTGAACCAGGAATCAGATACTATTACAAATGTGGGGATAGCTCTATTCCAGCTATGAGTCAAGAGCATGTTTTTGAGACTTTTCCGAGGCCTAGTCCAAACAATTATCCCAGCCGAATTGCAGTTATTGGAGATTTGGGCCTCACAAGCAATTCTAGCACAACTATTGATCACTTAATTTACAATGATCCTTCCATGATCGTAATGGTTGGAGACTTAACGTATGCAAATCAGTACTTGACAACTGGTGGAAAAGGAGCTTCTTGTTATTCTTGTGCATTTCCGGATGCACCTATCAGAGAGACGTATCAGCCGCGGTGGGATGCATGGGGAAG GTTTATGGAGCCTTTGACATCAAAAATTCCAATGATGGTTATTGAAGGGAATCATGAGATTGAACCACAAGTCGATGGCATCACATTCAAGTCATATTTGACAAGATTCGCAGTCCCTGCTGAAGAAAGTGGATCCAAAAGCAACTTGTATTATTCTTTTGATGCTGGGGGCATACACTTCATTATGCTGGGAGCATATGCTGATTATAATAGTACCG GTGCACAGTTTGCATGGCTGAAGCAAGATCTGCAAAGTCTCGACCGGAGTGTAACCCCTTGGCTTGTAGCTGCCTGGCATCCACCTTGGTATAATAGCTATGCTTCACACTATCAGGAATTCGAGTGTATGAGATTGGAAATGGAAGCACTTCTCTATCAATATGGTGTTGACATTGTTTTTAATGGTCAT GTTCATGCTTATGAGAGGATGAATAGAGTTTACAATTACACATTGGATAAATGTGGACCTGTTTACATAATTGTTGGAGATGGTGGAAATATTGAGAAAGTAGATGTTGATCATGCTGATGACCCAGGAAAGTGTCCTTCACCTGGAGACAATATACCAGAAATCGGACCAGTTTGCCACTCGAATTTTTCCTCTGGTCCTGCCAAAGGGAACTTTTGTTGGAGCAAACAACCTGAATGGAGCGCATTTAGAGAAAGTAGTTTTGGACATGGGATTCTTGAG GTGGTGAATTCTACATATGCATTATGGACTTGGCACCGAAATCAAGATAGTTACAAAGAAGATGCAGTTGGTGACCAGATTTACATTGTTCGACAGCCTGAATTGTGCTTGAAAGATTCAAAA TCACAATCACAGTCAGAGCAATTGCCTACACATCAAACATCCTCTTTCTCGGCTGCTCCCGGCCGCCTCTCTCTG CTGGCTTGGAACTAA
- the LOC130955538 gene encoding purple acid phosphatase 23 isoform X3, with translation MNQYPHRIQHKTMKMKMASTIIVLVINIFTSMKVAVAVPPIPTTLDGPFEPVTRRFDSSLRKGSDDLPMTNPRLRKNVTSNFPEQIALAISSPTSMWISWLTGDAQIGLNVTPVDPASVKSEVWYGKESGKYTSVAKGDSLVYNQFYPFEGLWNYTSGIIHHVKLKGLEPGIRYYYKCGDSSIPAMSQEHVFETFPRPSPNNYPSRIAVIGDLGLTSNSSTTIDHLIYNDPSMIVMVGDLTYANQYLTTGGKGASCYSCAFPDAPIRETYQPRWDAWGRFMEPLTSKIPMMVIEGNHEIEPQVDGITFKSYLTRFAVPAEESGSKSNLYYSFDAGGIHFIMLGAYADYNSTGAQFAWLKQDLQSLDRSVTPWLVAAWHPPWYNSYASHYQEFECMRLEMEALLYQYGVDIVFNGHVHAYERMNRVYNYTLDKCGPVYIIVGDGGNIEKVDVDHADDPGKCPSPGDNIPEIGPVCHSNFSSGPAKGNFCWSKQPEWSAFRESSFGHGILEVVNSTYALWTWHRNQDSYKEDAVGDQIYIVRQPELCLKDSKSQSQSEQLPTHQTSSFSAAPGRLSLDYFSIISQILGVFFISGLYSQLAWN, from the exons ATGAATCAGTATCCGCATAGGATCCAACACAAGacaatgaaaatgaaaatggcTTCCACCATAATAGTTTTGGTCATCAACATTTTCACCAGCATGAAGGTGGCAGTTGCAGTGCCACCGATACCCACCACCTTAGACGGTCCGTTTGAGCCGGTGACTCGCCGGTTCGATTCGTCACTCAGAAAAGGCAGTGATGACTTGCCGATGACCAATCCAAGGCTCAGAAAGAACGTGACCTCGAATTTCCCGGAGCAGATTGCGCTTGCAATTTCTTCACCAACTTCCATGTGGATATCCTGGCTCACTG GGGATGCACAGATTGGTCTTAATGTGACGCCAGTTGATCCTGCATCTGTTAAAAGTGAGGTGTGGTATGGTAAAGAGAGTGGCAAGTACACAAGTGTTGCAAAAGGTGATTCACTTGTTTATAACCAATTCTACCCCTTTGAAGGCCTTTGGAACTACACCTCTGGCATTATTCACCATGTCAAACTCAAAG GCCTTGAACCAGGAATCAGATACTATTACAAATGTGGGGATAGCTCTATTCCAGCTATGAGTCAAGAGCATGTTTTTGAGACTTTTCCGAGGCCTAGTCCAAACAATTATCCCAGCCGAATTGCAGTTATTGGAGATTTGGGCCTCACAAGCAATTCTAGCACAACTATTGATCACTTAATTTACAATGATCCTTCCATGATCGTAATGGTTGGAGACTTAACGTATGCAAATCAGTACTTGACAACTGGTGGAAAAGGAGCTTCTTGTTATTCTTGTGCATTTCCGGATGCACCTATCAGAGAGACGTATCAGCCGCGGTGGGATGCATGGGGAAG GTTTATGGAGCCTTTGACATCAAAAATTCCAATGATGGTTATTGAAGGGAATCATGAGATTGAACCACAAGTCGATGGCATCACATTCAAGTCATATTTGACAAGATTCGCAGTCCCTGCTGAAGAAAGTGGATCCAAAAGCAACTTGTATTATTCTTTTGATGCTGGGGGCATACACTTCATTATGCTGGGAGCATATGCTGATTATAATAGTACCG GTGCACAGTTTGCATGGCTGAAGCAAGATCTGCAAAGTCTCGACCGGAGTGTAACCCCTTGGCTTGTAGCTGCCTGGCATCCACCTTGGTATAATAGCTATGCTTCACACTATCAGGAATTCGAGTGTATGAGATTGGAAATGGAAGCACTTCTCTATCAATATGGTGTTGACATTGTTTTTAATGGTCAT GTTCATGCTTATGAGAGGATGAATAGAGTTTACAATTACACATTGGATAAATGTGGACCTGTTTACATAATTGTTGGAGATGGTGGAAATATTGAGAAAGTAGATGTTGATCATGCTGATGACCCAGGAAAGTGTCCTTCACCTGGAGACAATATACCAGAAATCGGACCAGTTTGCCACTCGAATTTTTCCTCTGGTCCTGCCAAAGGGAACTTTTGTTGGAGCAAACAACCTGAATGGAGCGCATTTAGAGAAAGTAGTTTTGGACATGGGATTCTTGAG GTGGTGAATTCTACATATGCATTATGGACTTGGCACCGAAATCAAGATAGTTACAAAGAAGATGCAGTTGGTGACCAGATTTACATTGTTCGACAGCCTGAATTGTGCTTGAAAGATTCAAAA TCACAATCACAGTCAGAGCAATTGCCTACACATCAAACATCCTCTTTCTCGGCTGCTCCCGGCCGCCTCTCTCTG GATTATTTCTCTATTATATCACAAATCCTTGGAGTTTTCTTTATATCTGGTCTATATTCTCAG CTGGCTTGGAACTAA
- the LOC130955541 gene encoding CASP-like protein 1D2 produces MASTTSTEPVIKSSSAPIPLNGLDYSKIDVILRFLLFGASVSAVASIVSSDQTELVLFQGVPVPNPAKFKYSPALIYFVSAFSVSGLYGLLTTIVSISVIQKPQYKLKFLLHLLLCDALILGIVASATGTAGGIAYLGLKGNSHVGWIKVCNVYDKFCRHLAGSIATALFGSIVDVLLIWLSAYTLHTHVPK; encoded by the exons ATGGCTTCTACCACAAGTACAGAGCCTGTGATCAAATCATCTTCAGCTCCAATTCCTCTAAATGGTTTGGATTATTCTAAGATTGATGTCATACTAAGATTTCTGTTGTTTGGTGCATCAGTGTCTGCTGTTGCTTCCATTGTCTCTAGTGATCAAACTGAGTTAGTGCTATTCCAAGGTGTGCCTGTGCCAAACCCTGCCAAGTTCAAATACTCACCAGCCCTTAT ATATTTTGTTTCTGCATTCAGTGTTTCTGGATTGTATGGCCTCCTCACTACTATTGTATCAATCTCTGTTATCCAAAAGCCTCAATACAAATTGAAGTTCCTCCTCCACCTTCTCCTCTGTGATGCA CTTATACTTGGGATAGTAGCCTCAGCAACAGGAACAGCTGGAGGCATTGCATATCTTGGTTTGAAGGGAAACAGCCACGTCGGTTGGATCAAAGTTTGCAACGTGTATGACAAGTTCTGTAGGCATCTTGCCGGCTCCATAGCCACGGCTTTGTTCGGCAGCATTGTCGATGTCTTGCTCATATGGCTTTCAGCTTACACCCTTCACACTCATGTCCCCAAGTAG
- the LOC130955538 gene encoding purple acid phosphatase 23 isoform X1 has protein sequence MNQYPHRIQHKTMKMKMASTIIVLVINIFTSMKVAVAVPPIPTTLDGPFEPVTRRFDSSLRKGSDDLPMTNPRLRKNVTSNFPEQIALAISSPTSMWISWLTGDAQIGLNVTPVDPASVKSEVWYGKESGKYTSVAKGDSLVYNQFYPFEGLWNYTSGIIHHVKLKGLEPGIRYYYKCGDSSIPAMSQEHVFETFPRPSPNNYPSRIAVIGDLGLTSNSSTTIDHLIYNDPSMIVMVGDLTYANQYLTTGGKGASCYSCAFPDAPIRETYQPRWDAWGRFMEPLTSKIPMMVIEGNHEIEPQVDGITFKSYLTRFAVPAEESGSKSNLYYSFDAGGIHFIMLGAYADYNSTGAQFAWLKQDLQSLDRSVTPWLVAAWHPPWYNSYASHYQEFECMRLEMEALLYQYGVDIVFNGHVHAYERMNRVYNYTLDKCGPVYIIVGDGGNIEKVDVDHADDPGKCPSPGDNIPEIGPVCHSNFSSGPAKGNFCWSKQPEWSAFRESSFGHGILEVVNSTYALWTWHRNQDSYKEDAVGDQIYIVRQPELCLKDSKSQSQSEQLPTHQTSSFSAAPGRLSLDYFSIISQILGVFFISGLYSQVNQILFLLSVSLCWLGTKIWTIPLIILVR, from the exons ATGAATCAGTATCCGCATAGGATCCAACACAAGacaatgaaaatgaaaatggcTTCCACCATAATAGTTTTGGTCATCAACATTTTCACCAGCATGAAGGTGGCAGTTGCAGTGCCACCGATACCCACCACCTTAGACGGTCCGTTTGAGCCGGTGACTCGCCGGTTCGATTCGTCACTCAGAAAAGGCAGTGATGACTTGCCGATGACCAATCCAAGGCTCAGAAAGAACGTGACCTCGAATTTCCCGGAGCAGATTGCGCTTGCAATTTCTTCACCAACTTCCATGTGGATATCCTGGCTCACTG GGGATGCACAGATTGGTCTTAATGTGACGCCAGTTGATCCTGCATCTGTTAAAAGTGAGGTGTGGTATGGTAAAGAGAGTGGCAAGTACACAAGTGTTGCAAAAGGTGATTCACTTGTTTATAACCAATTCTACCCCTTTGAAGGCCTTTGGAACTACACCTCTGGCATTATTCACCATGTCAAACTCAAAG GCCTTGAACCAGGAATCAGATACTATTACAAATGTGGGGATAGCTCTATTCCAGCTATGAGTCAAGAGCATGTTTTTGAGACTTTTCCGAGGCCTAGTCCAAACAATTATCCCAGCCGAATTGCAGTTATTGGAGATTTGGGCCTCACAAGCAATTCTAGCACAACTATTGATCACTTAATTTACAATGATCCTTCCATGATCGTAATGGTTGGAGACTTAACGTATGCAAATCAGTACTTGACAACTGGTGGAAAAGGAGCTTCTTGTTATTCTTGTGCATTTCCGGATGCACCTATCAGAGAGACGTATCAGCCGCGGTGGGATGCATGGGGAAG GTTTATGGAGCCTTTGACATCAAAAATTCCAATGATGGTTATTGAAGGGAATCATGAGATTGAACCACAAGTCGATGGCATCACATTCAAGTCATATTTGACAAGATTCGCAGTCCCTGCTGAAGAAAGTGGATCCAAAAGCAACTTGTATTATTCTTTTGATGCTGGGGGCATACACTTCATTATGCTGGGAGCATATGCTGATTATAATAGTACCG GTGCACAGTTTGCATGGCTGAAGCAAGATCTGCAAAGTCTCGACCGGAGTGTAACCCCTTGGCTTGTAGCTGCCTGGCATCCACCTTGGTATAATAGCTATGCTTCACACTATCAGGAATTCGAGTGTATGAGATTGGAAATGGAAGCACTTCTCTATCAATATGGTGTTGACATTGTTTTTAATGGTCAT GTTCATGCTTATGAGAGGATGAATAGAGTTTACAATTACACATTGGATAAATGTGGACCTGTTTACATAATTGTTGGAGATGGTGGAAATATTGAGAAAGTAGATGTTGATCATGCTGATGACCCAGGAAAGTGTCCTTCACCTGGAGACAATATACCAGAAATCGGACCAGTTTGCCACTCGAATTTTTCCTCTGGTCCTGCCAAAGGGAACTTTTGTTGGAGCAAACAACCTGAATGGAGCGCATTTAGAGAAAGTAGTTTTGGACATGGGATTCTTGAG GTGGTGAATTCTACATATGCATTATGGACTTGGCACCGAAATCAAGATAGTTACAAAGAAGATGCAGTTGGTGACCAGATTTACATTGTTCGACAGCCTGAATTGTGCTTGAAAGATTCAAAA TCACAATCACAGTCAGAGCAATTGCCTACACATCAAACATCCTCTTTCTCGGCTGCTCCCGGCCGCCTCTCTCTG GATTATTTCTCTATTATATCACAAATCCTTGGAGTTTTCTTTATATCTGGTCTATATTCTCAGGTAAACCAGATATTGTTCCTCTTGTCTGTATCTCTCTG CTGGCTTGGAACTAAGATTTGGACAATCCCTCTTATAATTCTTGTTAGATAG
- the LOC130955538 gene encoding purple acid phosphatase 23 isoform X2 — protein sequence MNQYPHRIQHKTMKMKMASTIIVLVINIFTSMKVAVAVPPIPTTLDGPFEPVTRRFDSSLRKGSDDLPMTNPRLRKNVTSNFPEQIALAISSPTSMWISWLTGDAQIGLNVTPVDPASVKSEVWYGKESGKYTSVAKGDSLVYNQFYPFEGLWNYTSGIIHHVKLKGLEPGIRYYYKCGDSSIPAMSQEHVFETFPRPSPNNYPSRIAVIGDLGLTSNSSTTIDHLIYNDPSMIVMVGDLTYANQYLTTGGKGASCYSCAFPDAPIRETYQPRWDAWGRFMEPLTSKIPMMVIEGNHEIEPQVDGITFKSYLTRFAVPAEESGSKSNLYYSFDAGGIHFIMLGAYADYNSTGAQFAWLKQDLQSLDRSVTPWLVAAWHPPWYNSYASHYQEFECMRLEMEALLYQYGVDIVFNGHVHAYERMNRVYNYTLDKCGPVYIIVGDGGNIEKVDVDHADDPGKCPSPGDNIPEIGPVCHSNFSSGPAKGNFCWSKQPEWSAFRESSFGHGILEVVNSTYALWTWHRNQDSYKEDAVGDQIYIVRQPELCLKDSKSQSQSEQLPTHQTSSFSAAPGRLSLVNQILFLLSVSLCWLGTKIWTIPLIILVR from the exons ATGAATCAGTATCCGCATAGGATCCAACACAAGacaatgaaaatgaaaatggcTTCCACCATAATAGTTTTGGTCATCAACATTTTCACCAGCATGAAGGTGGCAGTTGCAGTGCCACCGATACCCACCACCTTAGACGGTCCGTTTGAGCCGGTGACTCGCCGGTTCGATTCGTCACTCAGAAAAGGCAGTGATGACTTGCCGATGACCAATCCAAGGCTCAGAAAGAACGTGACCTCGAATTTCCCGGAGCAGATTGCGCTTGCAATTTCTTCACCAACTTCCATGTGGATATCCTGGCTCACTG GGGATGCACAGATTGGTCTTAATGTGACGCCAGTTGATCCTGCATCTGTTAAAAGTGAGGTGTGGTATGGTAAAGAGAGTGGCAAGTACACAAGTGTTGCAAAAGGTGATTCACTTGTTTATAACCAATTCTACCCCTTTGAAGGCCTTTGGAACTACACCTCTGGCATTATTCACCATGTCAAACTCAAAG GCCTTGAACCAGGAATCAGATACTATTACAAATGTGGGGATAGCTCTATTCCAGCTATGAGTCAAGAGCATGTTTTTGAGACTTTTCCGAGGCCTAGTCCAAACAATTATCCCAGCCGAATTGCAGTTATTGGAGATTTGGGCCTCACAAGCAATTCTAGCACAACTATTGATCACTTAATTTACAATGATCCTTCCATGATCGTAATGGTTGGAGACTTAACGTATGCAAATCAGTACTTGACAACTGGTGGAAAAGGAGCTTCTTGTTATTCTTGTGCATTTCCGGATGCACCTATCAGAGAGACGTATCAGCCGCGGTGGGATGCATGGGGAAG GTTTATGGAGCCTTTGACATCAAAAATTCCAATGATGGTTATTGAAGGGAATCATGAGATTGAACCACAAGTCGATGGCATCACATTCAAGTCATATTTGACAAGATTCGCAGTCCCTGCTGAAGAAAGTGGATCCAAAAGCAACTTGTATTATTCTTTTGATGCTGGGGGCATACACTTCATTATGCTGGGAGCATATGCTGATTATAATAGTACCG GTGCACAGTTTGCATGGCTGAAGCAAGATCTGCAAAGTCTCGACCGGAGTGTAACCCCTTGGCTTGTAGCTGCCTGGCATCCACCTTGGTATAATAGCTATGCTTCACACTATCAGGAATTCGAGTGTATGAGATTGGAAATGGAAGCACTTCTCTATCAATATGGTGTTGACATTGTTTTTAATGGTCAT GTTCATGCTTATGAGAGGATGAATAGAGTTTACAATTACACATTGGATAAATGTGGACCTGTTTACATAATTGTTGGAGATGGTGGAAATATTGAGAAAGTAGATGTTGATCATGCTGATGACCCAGGAAAGTGTCCTTCACCTGGAGACAATATACCAGAAATCGGACCAGTTTGCCACTCGAATTTTTCCTCTGGTCCTGCCAAAGGGAACTTTTGTTGGAGCAAACAACCTGAATGGAGCGCATTTAGAGAAAGTAGTTTTGGACATGGGATTCTTGAG GTGGTGAATTCTACATATGCATTATGGACTTGGCACCGAAATCAAGATAGTTACAAAGAAGATGCAGTTGGTGACCAGATTTACATTGTTCGACAGCCTGAATTGTGCTTGAAAGATTCAAAA TCACAATCACAGTCAGAGCAATTGCCTACACATCAAACATCCTCTTTCTCGGCTGCTCCCGGCCGCCTCTCTCTG GTAAACCAGATATTGTTCCTCTTGTCTGTATCTCTCTG CTGGCTTGGAACTAAGATTTGGACAATCCCTCTTATAATTCTTGTTAGATAG
- the LOC130957659 gene encoding uncharacterized protein LOC130957659: MVPQTQLRKKITAQYQRTTTTNNNEKKFECQYCLKEFTNLQALGGHQNAHKKKRMKKKRLQLQARKATINYYLQQPNFPNNNHHDFFYHNHNHNNSNTPWFYDPSSYNYYSDFIVCEKSQISFNPNNQDSNFLVEKASNSNWYSSLPSSYQAAASSQQDSCIFNFSNTNTDNNNNNNNNNNNNNNNNNNNNMAYNIFKPCNFLDSSNHQIQSHGSNNKALDLQLGFNLQSNTRGA; encoded by the exons ATGGTGCCT CAAACCCAGCTTAGGAAAAAAATCACAGCACAATATCAAAGAACCACAACCACTAATAATAATGAGAAAAAGTTTGAGTGCCAATACTGTTTGAAAGAATTTACAAATTTACAAGCACTTGGTGGGCACCAAAATGCTCACAAAAAAAAgaggatgaagaagaaaaggttgCAGCTTCAAGCAAGGAAAGCCACCATAAACTACTATCTTCAACAGCCCAATTTTCCAAACAACAATCATCATGATTTTTTTTaccataatcataatcataataaCAGTAACACACCTTGGTTCTATGATCCTTCTTCTTACAACTACTATTCTGACTTCATAGTTTGTGAAAAATCCCAAATTAGCTTCAACCCCAATAATCAAGATTCAAACTTTTTGGTCGAGAAAGCATCAAATAGTAATTGGTATTCATCTCTACCATCATCATATCAAGCTGCTGCTTCTTCACAGCAAGATTCTTGCATATTCAATTTCTCTAATACTAATacagataataataataataataataataataataataataataataataataataataataataatatggcTTACAACATTTTCAAGCCTTGCAACTTTCTTGATTCTTCAAATCATCAAATACAAAGCCATGGTAGTAATAACAAAGCTTTGGATCTTCAATTAGGCTTCAATTTGCAGTCAAATACAAGAGGGGcctaa
- the LOC130955540 gene encoding divinyl chlorophyllide a 8-vinyl-reductase, chloroplastic: MSLCFSSNLITLHSPKHQNLFINFSSEPSQCFKLFRISSTTPSTKSFKPIKFSNQRFKLYASLTQSQPVEATQSSFRDKSPKDVNVLVVGSTGYIGNFVVKELVRRGFNVVAIARERSGIRGKNDKDETLAQLRGANVCFSDVTNLNTFEESLKILGFSFDVVVSCLASRSGGVKDSWKIDYEATRNSLVAGKKFGASHFVLLSAICVQKPLLEFQRAKLKFEAELMKEAEEGGFTYSIVRPTAFFKSLGGQVELVKDGKPYVMFGDGKLCACKPISEPDLASFIVDCVMSEDKINRVLPIGGPGKALTPLEQGEMLFKLLGKEPKFLKVPIGIMDFAIGVLDFLVKVFPSLEDAAEFGKIGRYYAAESMLILDPETGEYSDEKTPSYGNDTLEEFFARVLREGMAGQELGEQTIF, translated from the coding sequence ATGTCCCTTTGTTTCTCTTCCAACTTGATCACACTCCATTCACCAAAGCATCAAAACCTTTTCATAAACTTCTCTTCAGAGCCTTCTCAATGCTTTAAGCTATTCCGGATAAGCTCAACTACTCCTTCAACAAAATCCTTTAAACCCATCAAATTTAgcaatcaaagattcaaactttatGCTTCTCTGACACAATCTCAACCTGTTGAGGCCACCCAATCCTCATTTAGGGACAAGAGTCCCAAAGATGTTAATGTTTTGGTGGTGGGATCAACTGGGTATATTGGAAACTTTGTGGTGAAAGAATTGGTAAGAAGGGGTTTTAATGTTGTGGCTATTGCTAGGGAGAGGAGTGGAATTAGGGGCAAAAATGACAAAGATGAGACCTTGGCTCAGTTAAGAGGTGCCAATGTGTGCTTCTCAGATGTTACCAATTTGAATACTTTTGAGGAATCTCTGAAAATTTTAGGGTTTTCATTTGATGTTGTTGTGTCATGCCTTGCAAGTAGGAGTGGTGgagtgaaggattcatggaagaTTGATTATGAGGCAACAAGGAATAGCCTTGTTGCTGGTAAGAAATTTGGTGCTTCACATTTTGTGCTGCTTTCTGCAATTTGTGTGCAGAAGCCTCTCCTCGAGTTCCAGCGCGCCAAGCTGAAATTCGAGGCAGAGTTAATGAAGGAAGCTGAAGAGGGGGGATTCACTTATAGCATAGTTAGGCCTACTGCATTTTTTAAGAGTTTGGGTGGTCAGGTTGAGTTGGTGAAGGATGGGAAGCCTTATGTGATGTTTGGAGACGGGAAATTATGCGCTTGTAAGCCGATTAGCGAGCCGGATTTGGCCTCTTTCATTGTGGATTGTGTGATGAGTGAGGACAAGATCAACAGGGTGTTACCAATTGGGGGGCCAGGGAAGGCACTGACTCCATTGGAGCAAGGGGAGATGTTGTTTAAGCTCTTGGGAAAGGAGCCTAAGTTCTTGAAGGTTCCAATAGGGATAATGGACTTTGCCATTGGTGTTCTTGACTTTCTGGTTAAGGTATTTCCTTCGCTGGAAGATGCAGCCGAGTTTGGGAAAATTGGAAGGTACTATGCTGCCGAGAGTATGTTGATTTTGGATCCGGAGACAGGAGAATATAGCGATGAGAAGACGCCTAGCTATGGAAATGATACATTGGAGGAGTTTTTTGCAAGGGTGCTAAGGGAGGGAATGGCTGGTCAAGAACTTGGTGAGCAAACAATATTTTAA